The genomic DNA GACCCCACGGTGCGCGAGATGGTGCTGCACCCGCTGGAGCGGCAGCCCACGCACCGAGAAGGCGGTGCGCAGCGCCAGATGGAACGGTCCGGTGTGCAGCACCTGTGCCAGTTCGGCCTCGGTGCGCTGCATGACGTGCCTCCAGTGAACGTTCACGGCACGGGACGGGGGGACCGCGCCGGCGGGAGCGGGACGGCAGGTGGCCGGGGGCGGAACCGTTCACGTACGCCGCCACACCTTCACACCGCGCTGTTCCCCCGCATTGAAGCGTGTTGACCCGTTCCCGACAACGGTTGATGCTCCTTGCACGGTGACGGCACAGGCCTCGAACGGTGACGGTGCCCGCCGGCCCCGTGCTCCGGGGCGCGCTCCCCCACCCCGCACCCCGGAGCACGGCATCACTCCGGGGGACACCGCACTGTCACCGCCCGCAAGTAGGGTGGGCACCATGGCAGACCCCTCCAGCTACCGCCCCAAGCCGGGACAGATCCCCGACTCCCCGGGGGTCTACAAATTCCGCGACGAGCACCGCCGGGTGATCTACGTCGGGAAGGCGAAGAGCCTGCGCCAGCGCCTGGCCAACTACTTCCAGGACCTGGCAGGTCTTCACCCGCGCACCCGCACGATGGTCACCACGGCCGCCTCCGTCGAGTGGACCGTCGTCGCCACCGAGGTCGAGGCGCTGCAGCTGGAGTACTCCTGGATCAAGGAGTTCGACCCCCGGTTCAACGTCAAGTACCGCGACGACAAGAGCTATCCGTATCTCGCGGTCACGCTGAACGAGGAGTACCCGCGCGTCCAGGTCATGCGCGGCGCGAAGAAGAAGGGCGTGCGCTACTTCGGTCCGTACGGGCACGCCTGGGCGATCCGCGAGACGGTCGACCTGATGCTCCGGGTCTTTCCCGTCCGTACGTGCTCCGCCGGTGTCTTCAAGAACGCGACGCGGACCGGCCGCCCCTGCCTCCTCGGCTACATCGGCAAGTGCTCGGCGCCCTGCGTCGGCCGGGTCACCCCCGAGGAGCACCGGGAATTGGCGGACGACTTCTGCGACTTCATGGCCGGCCGCACGGGTACGTACATCCGTCGGCTGGAGAAGGACATGATGGCGGCGGCCGAAGAGATGGAGTACGAGCGGGCGGCCCGGCTCCGCGACGACGTGGAGGCCCTCAAGCGCGCCATGGAGAAGAGCGCCGTCGTCCTCGCCGACGCGACCGACGCCGACCTGATCGCGGTCGCCGAGGACGAGCTCGAGGCCGCCGTGCAGATATTCCACGTCCGCGGCGGCCGGGTGCGCGGCCAGCGCGGCTGGGTCACCGACAAGGTCGAGGCGGTCGACACCTCGGGCCTGATCGAGCACGCCCTGCAGCAGCTGTACGGGGAGGAGACAGGCGACTCCGTCCCCAAGGAGGTCCTCGTCCCGGCCCTTCCGGAGGACCCCGAAGCGGTCTCCCAGTGGCTCGCCGACCGCCGGGGCTCCCAGGTCAGCCTGCGCATCCCGCAGCGCGGCGACAAGAAGGACCTGATGGTGACGGTCCAGCGCAACGCCCAGCAGGCGCTGGGGCTGCACAAGACCAAGCGCGCCTCCGATCTGACGACCCGGTCCCGCGCCCTGGAGGAGATCGCCGAGGCGCTCGGTCTCGATACGGCTCCGCTGCGCATCGAATGCTTCGACATCTCCCATCTCCAGGGCGACGACGTGGTGGCGTCCATGGTCGTCTTCGAGGACGGTCTGGCCCGCAAGAGCGAGTACCGCCGCTTCCAGATCAAGGGCTTCGAGGGGCAGGACGACGTCCGCTCGATGCACGAGGTGATCGGCCGCCGCTTCAGGCGCTACCTCCAGGAGAAGGAGCGGACGGGGGAGTGGGAGGAGAGCCCCGCGGTCTCCGGAGCCGTACCGGCCCCGGAGACCGCCGCCGCGGACGGCGACCCCTTCGACAACGAGCCCCGCGAGGACGACGGCCGCCCCAAGCGGTTCGCCTACCCGCCGCAGCTCGTCGTGGTGGACGGCGGCCAGCCGCAGGTCGCCGCGGCCAAGCGGGCGCTCGACGAGCTCGGGATCGACGACATCGCCGTCTGCGGCCTCGCCAAGCGCCTCGAAGAGGTGTGGCTGCCCGATGACGACGACCCCGTGGTCCTGCCCCGCTCCAGCGAGGGCCTATACCTCCTGCAGCGCGTCCGTGACGAGGCCCACCGCTTCGCCATCACCTATCAGCGTGCCAAGCGGGCCAAGCGCATCCGCTCCAGCCCCCTGGACGCGGTCTCCGGCCTCGGCGAGACCCGGAAACAGGCGTTGATCAAGCATTTCGGCTCCGTGAAGAAGCTGAAGCAGGCGACAATCGACGAGATCTGCGAGGTTCCGGGGATAGGCCGCAGGACGGCGGAATCAGTGGCTGTCGCCCTCGCCTCGACCACCCCGGCCGCACCCGCCGTGAATACGGCGACAGGAGAGATCATTGAAGAGGACGACGGGGGCAGCACGTCATGACTGAGCACGAACACGAGCAGGAACACGAACACGAGCCGGAGAGCGCGCACGACGGCACAGACCGCGCGCACGACAGCACGGACCGAGCAGACGGAGCAGGACACGTGAGTACGGGCACCACGACCGAGACGGGCGATGCCACCGCGGCCATCCCCGAGCTGGTGATCATCTCCGGCATGTCGGGCGCCGGACGATCCACCGCCGCCAAGTGTCTGGAGGACCTCGGCTGGTTCGTCGTCGACAACCTGCCGCCCGCCCTGATCCCCACCATGGTGGAGCTCGGCGCCCGGTCCCAGGGCAATGTGGCCCGGATCGCCGTCGTCGTCGACGTGCGCGGCCGTCGCTTCTTCGACAACCTGCGGGAGTCCCTCGCCGACCTCGCGGCCAGGCACGTCACCCGGCGGATCGTCTTCCTGGAGTCCTCCGACGACGCGCTGGTCCGCCGCTTCGAATCGGTCCGCCGGCCGCACCCCCTCCAGGGCGACGGCCGCATCGTGGACGGCATCGCCGCCGAGCGCGACCTGCTGCGCGAGCTGCGCGGCGACGCCGACCTGGTGATCGACACCTCCAGCCTCAACGTGCACGAGCTGCGCGCCAAGATGGACGCCCAGTTCGCCGGGGACGAGGAGCCGGAGCTGCGCGCCACGGTGATGTCGTTCGGCTTCAAGTACGGCCTGCCCGTGGACGCGGACCTGGTGGCCGACTGCCGCTTCCTGCCCAACCCGCACTGGGTCCCCGAGCTGCGCCCGTTCACCGGACTCAACGAGGAGGTCTCGGCGTACGTCTTCAACCAGCCGGGTGCCAAGGAGTTCCTCAACCAGTACACCGAGCTGCTCCAGCTGGTTGCCGCCGGCTACCGCCGTGAGGGCAAGCGCTACGTGACGATCGCCGTCGGCTGCACGGGCGGCAAGCACCGCTCCGTCGCGATGTCCGAGAAGCTGGCAGCCCGGCTCGCCGCCGAAGGGATCGAGACCGTCCTCGTCCACCGGGACATGGGGCGCGAGTGACCAGCCGCAATCTGCGCCTGCGGCGGCTGCGCAGAGCCACCTCCGCGCTCTCCGCCCGCAAGCGTGGCGCCCAGCCCAAGGTCGTCGCACTCGGCGGCGGCATGGGCCTGTCCGCCTCGCTCGCCGCGCTGCGCCGGATCACCGGCGATCTCACCGCCGTGGTCACCGTCGCCGACGACGGCGGCTCCAGCGGCCGGCTCCGTGAGGAGCTCGGCGTCCTGCCGCCCGGCGACCTCCGCAAGGCGCTCGCCGCGCTCTGCGGCGACGACGACTGGGGTCAGACCTGGGCACAGGTCATCCAGCACCGCTTCCAGTCCAAGGGCGATCTGCACGAGCACGCGGTCGGCAATCTGCTGATCGTCGCCCTCTGGGAGCAGCTCGGTGACCATGTCCAGGCCCTGGACCTGGTCGGCAAGCTCCTCGGCGCGCACGGGCGGGTGCTGCCCATGTCCGCCGTGCCGCTGGAGCTCCAGGCGCTCGTACGGGGCCACGATCCGGAGCGCCCGGACGCCGTGGACACGGTGCGCGGCCAGGCGACGGTGGCGCTGACCCCTGGTGAGGTGCAGTCCGTGCACCTCGTCCCGAACGACCCGCCGGCCGTCCCGGAGGCGGTCGAGGCGGTCCTCGACGCGGACTGGGTGGTGCTCGGCCCGGGATCCTGGTTCTCCTCGGTGATCCCGCATCTGCTCGTACCGGAACTGCTCGACGCGCTCGTCGCGACGAAGGCCCGTAAGGTCCTGTCGCTGAACCTGGCACCGCAGCCCGGCGAAACTGATGGCTTCTCTCCGCAGCGTCATTTGGAGGTTTTGGGACGACACGCCCCTAAACTCGCCCTGGACGTGGTGCTGGCCGACGAAGCCGCCGTGCCCGATCGCGAGTCCCTCGCCGATGCCGCCAAGCGGCTCGGCGCCGCGGTCGAGCTGGCGCCGGTGGCCTCACCCGACGGCGTTCCGATCCATGATCCGGAGCTGTTGGCTGCCGCGTACGACCGTATTTTTCGGATGCATGGAAGGATCGGCCCATGGCGATGACGCCAGCGGTGAAGGACGAAATCTCTCGGCTTCCCGTGACCCGGACCTGCTGCAGGAAGGCAGAGGTTTCGGCGATTCTTCGGTTCGCGGGCGGGCTGCACCTGGTGAGCGGCCGGATTGTGATCGAGGCGGAGCTGGACACCGCAATGGCGGCGCGTCGGCTGAAGCGGGACATTCTCGAAATTTTCGGGCACAGTTCGGAGCTGATCGTGATGGCCCCCGGCGGGCTGCGGCGCGGCTCCCGCTATGTCGTACGGGTGGTGGCGGGCGGCGATCAGCTGGCCCGCCAGACCGGGCTGGTGGACGGTCGCGGCCGCCCCATCCGTGGACTGCCGCCGCAGGTGGTCTCGGGGGCCACCTGCGACGCCGAGGCCGCCTGGCGCGGTGCCTTCCTGGCCCACGGCTCGCTCACCGAGCCGGGCCGCTCCTCCTCGCTGGAGGTGACCTGCCCGGGCCCGGAGGCGGCACTCGCACTGGTCGGGGCGGCCCGCAGGCTTTCCATCGCGGCGAAGGCCCGTGAGGTGCGTGGCGTGGACCGGGTCGTCGTCCGCGACGGCGACGCGATCGGCGCCCTCCTCACCCGGCTCGGCGCCCATGAGTCGGTGCTGGCCTGGGAGGAGCGGCGGATGCGCCGTGAGGTCCGGGCCACCGCCAACCGTCTCGCCAACTTCGACGACGCCAACCTGCGTCGCTCGGCGCGGGCCGCGGTGGCCGCAGGCGCCCGGGTGGGACGCGCCCTGGAGATCCTGGGCGAAGAGGTGCCCGAGCACCTTGCGGCGGCCGGACGGCTGCGCATGGAGCACAAGCAGGCCTCCCTGGAGGAGCTGGGTGCGCTCGCCGACCCGCCGCTGACCAAGGACGCGGTCGCCGGCCGGATCCGCCGGCTGCTCGCCATGGCCGACAAGCGGGCCCAGGACCTCGGCATCCCGGGGACGGAGTCCACGCTCAGCGAGGAGCTCGCCGACGGCCTAGTGGGCTGAGGTGAAACGGCGTCGAATCCCGGCCGACGGCGGAACGCGCTCCGCCCTCCGGGATGTTGACACTCCGTAATCGGCACCGCATGTGAGGCCGAGCAACCGGAGGCCCGTACTCCTACCGGGGAGTACGGGCCTTTGCGGCGCTTCCGGCCCCGCACGATGTCACTCCAGGGCCCACGGAGAGGTAGGGTCGGAGGCGGTCGGGGACATCCCATACAACTCGCCGGCGTCGAAACCCGGCGTACCTAACGAGGAGATCGGTTCGTGACGATCCGCGTAGGCATCAACGGCTTTGGCCGCATCGGTCGTAACTACTTCCGCGCGCTGCTGGAGCAGGGTGCGGACATCGAGATCGTGGCTGTCAACGACCTGGGTGACACTGCGACCACGGCCCACCTGCTGAAGTACGACACCATCCTGGGTCGTCTGAAGGCAGAGGTCAGCCACACCGCCGACAGCATCACCGTCGACGGCCACACCATCAAGGTGCTCTCCGAGCGCAACCCGGCCGACATCCCCTGGGGTGAGCTGGGCGTCGACATCGTCATCGAGTCGACCGGCATCTTCACGAAGAAGGCCGACGCCGAGAAGCACATCGCGGGCGGCGCCAAGAAGGTCCTCATCTCGGCTCCGGCCAAGGACGAGGACATCACCATCGTGATGGGCGTCAACGAGGAGAAGTACGACGCGGCCAACCACCACGTCATCTCCAACGCCTCCTGCACCACCAACTGCGTCGCGCCGATGGCGAAGGTCCTGGACGAGAACTTCGGCATCGTCAAGGGCCTCATGACGACGGTCCACGCGTACACGAACGACCAGCGCATCCTGGACTTCCCGCACTCCGACCTGCGTCGTGCCCGCGCCGCCGCGGAGAACATCATCCCGACCACGACCGGTGCCGCCAAGGCCACCGCTCTGGTGCTCCCGCAGCTCAGGGGCAAGCTCGACGGCATCGCGATGCGCGTCCCGGTCCCGACCGGCTCCGTCACCGACCTGGTCATCACGCTGGAGCGCGAGGTCACCCGCGACGAGGTCAACGCCGCGTTCCAGAAGGCCGCCGAGGAAGGCCCGCTCAAGGGCAAGCTCGTCTACACCCAGGACCCGATCGTGTCCTCGGACATCGTCTCGGACCCGGCTTCCTGCACCTTCGACTCCCTGCTGACCATGGCAGAGGGCACGCAGGTCAAGGTCATCGGCTGGTACGACAACGAGTGGGGCTACTCCAACCGCCTCGTCGACCTGACCGTCTTCGTCGGCAGCCAGCTCTGACCGTCGAATCGGCAGGCACCTCGATGTGAGCAAGGGGCTCGGACAGCGCAACGCAGCGCCGTTCGAGCCCCGTTGCATGCTTCAACGCCCTCCAAGGAGTCCAGCAAGATGAAGACGATCGACGAACTTCTCGCCGAAGGGGTCACCGGCAAGCGCGTATTCGTCCGCGCCGACCTCAACGTGCCGCTGAGCGGCACCACCATCACCGACGACGGCCGCATCCGCGCCGTCCAGCCGACCGTGGAGAAGCTGGCCGCGGCCGGTGCCCGGGTCATCGTCGCCTCGCACCTGGGCCGCCCCAAGGGCGCCCCGGACCCGGCCTTCTCCCTGGCCCCCGCCGCCGCCCGCCTCGGCGAGCTGATCGGCGCCGATGTGGCCTTCGCGACCGACACGGTCGGCGAGTCCGCCCGCACCACGGTCGCCGCGCTCACCGACGGCAAGGTCGCCGTCATCGAGAATCTCCGCTTCAACCCCGGCGAGACGTCGAAGGACGACGCCGAGCGCGGCGCGTTCGCCGATCAGCTCGCCGAGCTCGCCGACGTGTACGTGGGCGACGGCTTCGGAGCCGTCCACCGCAAGCACGCCTCGGTCTTCGACCTCCCGGCCCGGCTGCCGCACGCCGCGGGCGACCTGATCGCCACCGAGGTCGGTGTCCTGAAGAAGCTCACCGAGGACGTCGCGCGCCCGTACGCCGTCGTGCTCGGCGGCTCCAAGGTCTCCGACAAGCTCGGCGTCATCGACCACCTCCTGGAGCGGGCCGACCGCATCCTCATCGGCGGGGGCATGGCGTACACCTTCCTCAAGGCCCAGGGCCACGAGGTCGGCAGCTCCCTCCTGCAGGAGGACCAGATCCCGGCGGTGCTGGAGTATCTGAAGCGGGCGGAGGAGAAGGGCGTGGAGTTCGTGCTCCCCGTCGACGTCGTGGTCTCCGAGCAGTTCCCCGACCTCAAGACCAAGGCCCCGAGCCGGCACACCACCGTGCCCGCGGATGCCATCCCGGCCGGTGTGATGGGTCTGGACAACGGCCCCGAGACCAACAAGCTGTACGCCTCGAAGCTCGCCGACGCCGTCACCGTCTTCTGGAACGGCCCGATGGGCGTCTTCGAGCACCCCGATTACGCCGAGGGCACCCGGGCGGTCGCCCAGGCCCTCGTCGACTCCGAGGGCTTCAGTGTCGTCGGCGGTGGCGACTCCGCCGCGGCCGTCCGCATCCTGGGCTTCGACGAGAACGCATTCGGCCACATCTCGACCGGTGGCGGCGCCAGCCTCGAATACCTCGAGGGCAAGACGCTTCCCGGCCTCGCCGCACTGGAGGACTGACCTTTCATGAGCACCCGTACCCCGCTGATGGCGGGCAACTGGAAGATGAACCTCAACCACCTCGAGGCCATCGCACACGTCCAGAAGCTCGCCTTCGCCCTGGCCGACAAGGACTACGACGCCGTCGAGGTCGCCGTCCTGCCGCCCTTCACCGACCTGCGCTCCGTGCAGACGCTGGTCGACGGCGACAAACTGAAGATCAAGTACGGCGCCCAGGACATCTCGGCGCACGACTCCGGCGCGTACACCGGCGAGATCTCCGGCCCCATGCTCGCCAAGCTGAAGTGCACCTATGTGGCCATCGGCCACTCCGAGCGCCGCCAGTACCACCACGAGACCGACGAGATCGTCAACGCCAAGATCAAGGCCGCGTACAAGAACGGCCTGACCCCGATCCTGTGCGTCGGCGAGGAGGAGTCGGTCCGCGAGGCGGGCCGCCACGTCGAGCACACGCTCGCGCAGGTCGACGGCGCGCTCAAGGAGATTCCGGCCGAGCAGGCCGAGTCCATCGTGATCGCGTACGAGCCGGTCTGGGCCATCGGGACCGGCAAGGTCTGCGGCGCCGACGACGCCCAGGAGGTCTGCGGGGCCATCCGCGGCCGGCTCGCCGAGCTGTACTCCCAGGAGCTGGCCGACGCGGTCCGCATCCAGTACGGCGGCTCGGTGAAGTCGGGGAATGTCGCGGAGATCATGGCGAAGCCCGACATCGACGGTGCCCTGATCGGTGGCGCCGCTCTCGACGCGGACGAATTCGTCAAGATCGTCCGCTTCCGCGACCAGTGAGTATGCGGTAGCGCGGATCCGTCGTACCCTTGCGGGGGCCGAGGAGGTACGTCCTCCCGGCCCCCGTTGTCCGTCAGATCCGTTAGAGCAGTCCAAGGGAATTCCGGAAAGTAGGGACCAGCCGTGGTTATGGGGTTCTCGATCGCCCTGATCGTCTTCAGCCTGCTGCTGATGCTGCTGGTGCTGATGCACAAGGGAAAGGGCGGCGGCCTCTCCGACATGTTCGGTGGCGGTATGCAGTCGTCCGTCGGTGGCTCGTCGGTCGCCGAGCGAAACCTCGACCGGATCACCGTGGTGGTCGGTCTGGGATGGTTCGCGTGCATTATTGTGCTTGGTCTGCTGATGAAGCTGGACAACTGACCCGTCGTCCGCGATTCCTGGTGAGGGTGTAACTCCTTTCACTGGACGCGCGTTGGGCCTTACGTAGACTGGGGCATCTTCGAGCACCATCACGCAGGGAGTTACGACCGTGGCAAGTGGCAACGCGATCCGGGGAAGCCGGGTCGGAGCGGGGCCGATGGGGGAGGCCGAGCGGGGCGAGTCCGCGCCGCGCCTCCGCATCTCCTTCTGGTGCTCGAACGGGCACGAGACGCAGCCGAGCTTCGCCAGTGACGCGCAGACACCGGAGACTTGGGACTGCCCGCGCTGTGGTTTCCCGGCGGGACAGGACCGGGACAACCCGCCGGACCCGCCGCGCACCGAACCGTACAAGACGCACCTCGCGTATGTACGTGAGCGGCGCAGCGATGCGGACGGCGAGGCCATCCTCGCCGAGGCCCTCGCAAAACTCCGGGGCGAAATCTAAGAGTTGTTCACCGGCCGGTCACCCCCAGGGTGCCCGGCCGGAGTGCATTTGTCGGCGTCGCAGCTCTCTGTCGCCTCGTCCACCCCTCTGATCAATTAAGTTGGAGGGGCAGCGGGGCATGTGCAGGCACGAGAAGAAGTGGGCTGATATCCGGGATGAACGCACAAAGCCGAACCAAGCTGAATCAGACGCCCGAATGGACCGCTCTCGGCAAGCACCGTGAGCAGCTCGGCCAGACCCATCTGCGGCAGCTGTTCGCGGACGATCCCGAGCGCGGCACCGGATATACCCTCCGGGTGGGCGATCTGTATCTCGACTACTCCAAGCACCTGGTCACCGACGAGACGCTCCGGCTGCTGCGCGAGCTCGCCGACGCCACCGGTGTCGCCGGGCTGCGGGACGCCATGTTCCGCGGCGAAAAGATCAACACCACCGAGGACCGTGCCGTCCTGCACACCGCGCTGCGCGCCCCGCGCGACGCGGTCATCGAGGTCGACGGCGAGAACGTGGTGCCCGCCGTGCACGCCGTGCTCGACAAGATGGCGGCTTTCGCCGACCGCATCAGGTCGGGGGAGTGGACCGGTCACACGGGCAAGCGGATCAAGAACGTCGTCAACATCGGCATCGGCGGTTCCGACCTCGGTCCCGCCATGGCGTACGAGGTGCTGCGCTCCTTCACGGACCGCTCGCTCACCGTCCGCTTCGTGTCCAACGTCGACGGCGCCGACCTGCACGAGGCCGTCCGTGACCTCGACCCGGCCGAGACGCTCTTCATCATCGCGTCGAAGACGTTCACCACGATCGAGACGATCACCAACGCCACCTCCGCCCGTAACTGGCTGCTGACCGGACTGCGCGCCGATCAGGACGCCGTCGCGAAGCACTTCGTGGCCCTGTCGACGAACGCCGAGAAGGTCGCGGAGTTCGGCATCGACACCGCCAACATGTTCGAGTTCTGGGACTGGGTAGGCGGCCGCTACTCGTACGACTCCGCGATCGGCCTCTCACTGATGATCGCCATCGGCCCGGACCGCTTCCGCGAGATGCTCGACGGGTTCCACCTCGTCGACGAGCACTTCCGCACCGCTCCGCCGGAGGCCAATGCCGCGCTGCTGCTCGGCCTGTTGGGTGTCTGGTACGGCGCGTTCTTCGATGCCCAGTCGCACGCCGTACTGCCGTACAGCCACTATCTGTCCAAGTTCACCGCCTACTTGCAGCAGCTGGACATGGAGTCCAACGGCAAGTCCGTGGACCGGGACGGCCACCCGGTCGAGTGGCAGACCGGTCCGGTCGTCTGGGGCACGCCCGGCACCAACGGGCAGCACGCCTACTACCAGCTGATCCACCAGGGCACCAAGGTCATCCCGGCCGACTTCATCGGCTTCGCCGAGCCGGTCGCCGACCTGCTGCCCGGGCTGGTCGCCCAGCACGATCTGCTGATGGCCAACTTCTTCGCCCAGACCCAGGCGCTCGCCTTCGGCAAGACGCCGGACGAGGTCCGAGCGGAGGGCGTGGCCGAGGAGCTCGTGCCGCACAAGACGTTCCGGGGGAACCACCCCACGACCACGATCCTGGCCGACCGGCTGACGCCGTCCGTCCTCGGCCAGCTGATCGCACTGTACGAGCACAAGGTCTTCGTCCAGGGTGCCGTCTGGAACATCGACTCGTTCGACCAGTGGGGCGTCGAGCTCGGCAAGGTCCTCGCCAAGAAGATCGAACCGGTGCTGACCGGGACGGCGGGATCGGCCGCGGCGGAGGGTGGCGAGCAGCTGGACAGCTCCACCGCCGCGCTGGTCGCCGCGTACCGCACGCGCAGGGGTCGCTGAGCCGGGGACGGCCCCGGGGGAGAGGGCGGGGCGGCTCCGGCCGCCGAACAGCACGCCGGACCGGAACGCCGTCGGCCGGTGGCGGCAGGGAGGCCGCCGACCGCGGCGGTCCTGGGCGTGGCGTGTGCCGTCCTCTTCCCCGTCAACGACTCGTACGAGGCCGCGCCCCCCGCACATCGGCCTCCCTCGTGAGGCCGTACCAGGGCCGCTGCAGGCCTTCCGGCGTGTACCCCGGCGGACTTGCCCGCCTCGGTCAGCCGTGCGTCGTGTCGATGACGCAGAATCGGTTGCCCTCGGTGTCCGCGAGCACCACGAAGTCCGGGTCCTGCGGATACAGAGGCCAGTCGACCCGGGCCGCCCCGAGCGTGAGCAGCCGCTCCACCTCGGCGTCCTGCTCCTCGGTGTACAGATCCAGATGGACCCGGGGGACCTCCTGCACGGGGGACTCGCTCAGCCCCAGGGACAGCCCGACGCCTTGCCCGTCGGCCGGCACCAGCACCACCCAGTCGTCCGTCGCCGGCTCGCGCTCCACATGACCGAGCGCCGCCGTCCAGAAGGCGGCCGCCCGGC from Streptomyces sp. NBC_01707 includes the following:
- a CDS encoding VOC family protein, which encodes MVRIGTVVMGASDVRRAAAFWTAALGHVEREPATDDWVVLVPADGQGVGLSLGLSESPVQEVPRVHLDLYTEEQDAEVERLLTLGAARVDWPLYPQDPDFVVLADTEGNRFCVIDTTHG
- the pgi gene encoding glucose-6-phosphate isomerase; protein product: MNAQSRTKLNQTPEWTALGKHREQLGQTHLRQLFADDPERGTGYTLRVGDLYLDYSKHLVTDETLRLLRELADATGVAGLRDAMFRGEKINTTEDRAVLHTALRAPRDAVIEVDGENVVPAVHAVLDKMAAFADRIRSGEWTGHTGKRIKNVVNIGIGGSDLGPAMAYEVLRSFTDRSLTVRFVSNVDGADLHEAVRDLDPAETLFIIASKTFTTIETITNATSARNWLLTGLRADQDAVAKHFVALSTNAEKVAEFGIDTANMFEFWDWVGGRYSYDSAIGLSLMIAIGPDRFREMLDGFHLVDEHFRTAPPEANAALLLGLLGVWYGAFFDAQSHAVLPYSHYLSKFTAYLQQLDMESNGKSVDRDGHPVEWQTGPVVWGTPGTNGQHAYYQLIHQGTKVIPADFIGFAEPVADLLPGLVAQHDLLMANFFAQTQALAFGKTPDEVRAEGVAEELVPHKTFRGNHPTTTILADRLTPSVLGQLIALYEHKVFVQGAVWNIDSFDQWGVELGKVLAKKIEPVLTGTAGSAAAEGGEQLDSSTAALVAAYRTRRGR